In one window of Paraflavitalea soli DNA:
- the cysI gene encoding assimilatory sulfite reductase (NADPH) hemoprotein subunit: MSTNKNLSPVEKIKTESNALRGTLKESLHDEVTGAIRENDQALIKFHGMYQQDDRDRREERSAKKLEWLYSYMVRLRLPGGFLTPEQWVGLHHIAGDHSTGVIKITTRQTVQLHGILKSHVKPTLQAFNTIHLDAIAACGDVNRNVICGAHPKQSAIHEEVFQYAGKLSQLALPKTKAYYEVWLDEKPLTDKKQEEDPLYQDRYLPRKFKIAIAIPPHNDVDVFANDLGLIAIVENGKLIGFNVAVGGGLGTTHGNASTYPRLGTILGFVRGEENTLKAAYEVITVQRDNGNRSDRKLSRLKYTVDKMGVEAFKAEVEKRCGFKFEEAKPYTFTHRPDYYGWHQNHEGKWYYTVFVENGRILDEGKAALKTALLEVAKTGKANFRFTCNQNVIISDIEPKDKQAVEDILQQFGIIAHTDEAGPIRKSAIACVAFNTCPLALAEAQRYLPRLIDKIEVLMDKHQISDDEISVRMTGCPNGCGRPYAAEIGFVGTAYGQYNMHLGGDRDGMRLNKKYKESLDEPAILQELDNLLGIYSKKRKQGETFGDFAVREQWVTI, encoded by the coding sequence ATGAGTACGAATAAGAACTTATCACCCGTTGAGAAGATCAAGACTGAAAGCAACGCGTTGCGTGGCACCCTGAAAGAAAGCCTGCACGATGAAGTGACCGGTGCCATCCGCGAAAATGATCAGGCATTGATCAAATTCCATGGTATGTACCAGCAGGATGACCGCGACCGCCGTGAGGAACGCAGCGCCAAGAAACTGGAATGGCTGTATTCCTATATGGTGCGTTTACGCCTGCCCGGCGGGTTTCTTACACCAGAACAATGGGTGGGATTACATCATATTGCCGGTGACCATAGTACCGGGGTGATCAAGATCACCACGCGCCAGACCGTTCAACTGCATGGTATTCTTAAATCCCATGTAAAGCCCACTTTGCAAGCTTTTAATACCATCCACCTGGATGCTATTGCTGCCTGTGGTGATGTGAACAGGAATGTAATATGTGGCGCTCACCCTAAACAGTCGGCCATTCATGAAGAAGTATTTCAGTATGCGGGTAAACTGAGTCAGCTGGCATTGCCCAAAACAAAAGCCTATTATGAAGTATGGCTCGATGAAAAGCCGTTGACGGATAAAAAGCAGGAAGAGGATCCGTTGTACCAGGATCGTTACCTGCCCCGTAAGTTCAAGATCGCCATTGCCATCCCTCCCCATAATGACGTGGATGTTTTTGCCAATGACCTTGGCCTGATCGCCATAGTTGAAAACGGTAAACTGATCGGTTTCAATGTAGCTGTTGGTGGCGGCCTGGGAACTACCCATGGCAATGCAAGCACCTACCCAAGGTTGGGAACAATACTGGGTTTTGTGCGTGGTGAAGAGAATACCCTGAAAGCGGCTTATGAAGTGATCACGGTGCAGCGAGACAATGGCAACCGCAGTGACCGTAAGCTTTCCCGCTTAAAATATACGGTTGATAAGATGGGAGTAGAAGCTTTTAAGGCAGAGGTGGAAAAACGTTGCGGTTTCAAATTTGAAGAAGCTAAGCCTTACACTTTTACCCATCGCCCTGATTACTATGGCTGGCACCAGAACCACGAAGGGAAATGGTACTATACTGTTTTTGTGGAGAATGGACGCATCCTGGACGAGGGCAAGGCTGCTTTGAAAACTGCCTTACTGGAAGTTGCCAAAACGGGTAAAGCCAATTTCCGGTTCACTTGTAACCAAAATGTGATCATCAGCGATATTGAACCAAAAGATAAGCAAGCAGTAGAAGATATTCTGCAGCAATTTGGTATCATTGCACATACCGATGAAGCAGGTCCGATACGGAAGAGTGCTATTGCCTGTGTGGCCTTTAACACCTGTCCGCTGGCGCTGGCCGAAGCACAACGCTACCTGCCCAGGCTGATCGATAAGATCGAGGTATTGATGGACAAGCACCAGATCAGTGATGATGAAATATCGGTGCGTATGACGGGATGTCCTAATGGCTGCGGAAGGCCTTATGCAGCAGAGATCGGTTTTGTAGGCACCGCTTATGGCCAATACAATATGCACCTGGGCGGAGACCGTGATGGTATGCGGCTGAACAAGAAGTATAAGGAAAGTCTTGATGAACCAGCAATCCTGCAGGAGCTGGATAATTTGTTGGGCATTTACAGCAAAAAGAGAAAGCAGGGCGAGACCTTTGGTGATTTTGCAGTGCGCGAGCAGTGGGTTACCATTTAA
- a CDS encoding diflavin oxidoreductase — MLVEPKLKSLLELVNTSSREELIWMNGYLAGLLAQTQPVQQAAPVAVAAEVKPAVQKITIAYGTETGNSKKLATDFASQAKKSGINAKIVSLDQYRLNDLSKEEYFFTIISTQGEGEPPATAKKFYDHIHQNGFKLNQLKFGVLALGDTSYPLFCKAGEDVDSQLQKLGGQRIVSLQCCDTDYQSEASSWFSNVLTQLTTAGSSAPAQTAGTPVAKKTTGKKIYKGTVLTNINLNDRGSSKETYHIEIGVDEEVDYQPGDSIGIIPENPKQVVDTILALAFSNNGTPITFRNETDSIFNHLKKRINVAWLPERVVKQYAAIIKQDIPETKIGLVDLLKIYPVKDVQQFHEVVAILEPITPRLYSISSSPSAHSGEVHITVARDTFYINQEAKYGLCSDFLSQHLSPDSEIEFYVHKNNQFRLPEANKDVIMIGPGTGIAPFRSFLAERDATGAEGRNWLFFGDQHFVTDFLYQTEIQNWLQTGALTHVNLAFSRDQKFKIYVQHRILEKAAELWKWISSGAYIYICGAKEPMSVDVEYALLQVIQRYSGKTDEEAIQYLDQLKEEGRYLKDVY; from the coding sequence ATGTTAGTAGAGCCTAAATTGAAGTCGCTGCTTGAGTTGGTAAATACATCCTCCAGGGAAGAGTTGATCTGGATGAATGGATACCTGGCTGGCCTGCTGGCGCAAACCCAGCCGGTGCAGCAGGCTGCACCCGTGGCTGTTGCTGCTGAGGTGAAACCGGCAGTGCAGAAGATCACTATTGCCTATGGTACGGAAACCGGCAACTCCAAGAAGTTGGCTACTGATTTCGCTTCCCAGGCAAAAAAGAGTGGTATCAATGCAAAGATTGTAAGCCTCGATCAATACAGGCTCAACGACCTTTCCAAGGAAGAATACTTTTTTACCATTATCAGCACGCAAGGTGAAGGGGAACCACCGGCAACCGCCAAAAAGTTTTATGACCATATCCACCAGAATGGTTTTAAGTTGAACCAGCTGAAATTTGGTGTACTGGCATTGGGTGATACTTCCTACCCTTTATTCTGTAAGGCAGGGGAGGATGTAGACTCACAACTGCAAAAGCTGGGTGGTCAGCGCATTGTATCCCTGCAGTGCTGCGATACCGATTACCAATCGGAAGCCAGCAGCTGGTTTTCCAACGTGTTGACACAGCTCACCACGGCTGGCAGCAGTGCTCCTGCCCAGACAGCCGGTACACCGGTAGCTAAAAAAACGACCGGTAAAAAAATATACAAGGGTACTGTACTCACCAATATCAACCTCAATGACCGCGGCTCTTCCAAAGAGACCTACCATATCGAAATCGGTGTAGACGAAGAGGTCGACTACCAGCCCGGTGATTCTATCGGCATCATACCGGAGAATCCCAAACAGGTGGTGGATACTATCCTGGCATTGGCATTCAGCAATAATGGAACACCCATTACTTTCCGCAATGAAACAGATTCTATTTTCAATCATTTAAAGAAGCGCATCAATGTTGCCTGGTTGCCTGAGCGGGTGGTAAAGCAATATGCGGCTATCATAAAACAAGACATTCCCGAAACCAAGATCGGCCTCGTAGACCTGCTGAAGATCTACCCGGTAAAGGATGTGCAGCAGTTTCACGAAGTGGTGGCCATTCTTGAACCCATTACCCCACGGCTTTATTCCATCTCCTCTTCGCCCAGCGCTCATAGCGGAGAGGTACATATTACTGTAGCCAGGGATACTTTCTATATCAACCAGGAAGCCAAATACGGGCTCTGCTCAGACTTCCTGTCGCAGCATTTGTCTCCGGACAGCGAAATAGAATTTTACGTGCACAAGAATAACCAGTTCCGACTGCCAGAAGCCAATAAGGATGTCATCATGATCGGCCCCGGAACAGGTATTGCGCCTTTCCGTTCCTTCCTGGCCGAGCGGGATGCCACCGGTGCTGAAGGACGCAACTGGCTCTTCTTCGGTGATCAGCATTTTGTGACGGATTTCCTGTACCAGACAGAAATACAGAACTGGTTGCAAACCGGCGCGTTGACACATGTTAACCTTGCTTTCTCCCGTGATCAGAAGTTTAAAATATACGTACAGCACCGCATCCTGGAGAAGGCTGCTGAATTGTGGAAGTGGATCAGCAGTGGCGCTTATATCTATATCTGTGGCGCCAAAGAACCCATGAGTGTGGATGTGGAATATGCCTTGTTGCAGGTGATCCAACGCTATAGCGGCAAAACCGATGAAGAAGCTATCCAGTACCTGGATCAGTTGAAAGAAGAAGGGAGATACCTGAAAGACGTGTATTAG
- the cobA gene encoding uroporphyrinogen-III C-methyltransferase: protein MSTNQTGKVILAGAGPGDPELLTIKVARYLQQADVVLTDRLVSEDILKAYVRKDAELIYVGKQCRRGASTPQETINELLVEYGHQGKLVVRLKGGDVSIFSNILDELEVLAAHHIPYEIVPGVTAALGAAACAGIPLTARGYTTAVRLLTYYKSDVVTEDYWRELAATDDTLVFYMSSETLEGVVANLTKNNIAVDKLLAVIEQATTPLQNVYVTNIYAYNEQLKGKKFISPSLVIIGKVVGLHEQFNWLANSDSREDYFKPVAKLFTTITDHTEKVKDHVSRA, encoded by the coding sequence ATGAGTACAAACCAAACAGGGAAAGTGATTTTGGCGGGCGCAGGTCCGGGTGATCCTGAGTTGCTCACTATTAAAGTGGCCCGTTACCTGCAACAGGCTGATGTGGTATTGACTGACCGCCTGGTGAGTGAGGATATCCTGAAAGCTTATGTGCGGAAGGATGCTGAGCTGATATATGTAGGTAAGCAATGCCGTCGCGGCGCTTCCACCCCCCAGGAAACGATCAATGAACTGTTGGTTGAATATGGTCACCAGGGCAAGCTGGTAGTAAGATTGAAAGGTGGGGATGTTTCCATATTCTCCAATATACTGGATGAGTTGGAAGTATTGGCTGCCCATCATATCCCTTATGAAATTGTTCCTGGTGTAACCGCTGCTTTGGGTGCTGCTGCCTGTGCGGGCATTCCACTCACAGCCCGGGGGTATACCACTGCAGTACGCTTGCTCACCTATTACAAATCGGATGTGGTAACAGAAGATTACTGGCGAGAACTGGCGGCCACGGACGATACGTTGGTATTCTATATGTCCTCCGAAACATTGGAAGGGGTAGTGGCCAACCTCACCAAAAACAATATTGCTGTGGATAAATTGCTGGCGGTCATTGAACAGGCCACCACGCCCTTGCAGAATGTATATGTGACCAATATTTACGCGTACAACGAACAGCTGAAAGGCAAGAAATTCATTTCGCCTTCCCTGGTAATCATTGGCAAGGTAGTAGGACTGCATGAGCAGTTCAACTGGCTGGCCAACAGTGATAGCCGGGAAGATTACTTTAAGCCCGTTGCCAAGTTGTTTACAACCATAACCGACCATACTGAAAAAGTAAAAGACCATGTTAGTAGAGCCTAA
- a CDS encoding TonB-dependent receptor has translation MKPTFLLLMTLFFLASSASAQEVSLIEVSGRVTDQEKHEPLSDVSIQIKGTVQGTITNRTGEFVLRTKTKLPFTLVISSIGFKEQELEVKSLGSNLQIALATQTYLGNEVVVTASRVPESILKSPVAIDKLDIRAIRQTAAPSFYDALENIKGVQMTTSSLTFKVPNTRGFNIPNNFRFMQLVDGVDMQAATLGVPLGNAIGPTELDIQSVEITPGAASALYGMNAINGMANLLTKDPFTNQGLSFYHKTGINHVDNRDHDAGILTETAIRYAKAINNKFAFKINASYMQGIDWISDTRLDQNPNNKNSANPGFPALDGANNAAFDGWNKYGDDALQLSNTVSITDLTIDGVDKRTLTVARTGYWEKDLVDPKVDNLKLDLALHYRLNTNTLLSYTYRVGKMDGVFQRGNKVKLDNVVVQNHHLELKGSNYNIKAYIIRERTGDSYNVKPLADNMDLYTGGSGAAWGAKYKTALNAYAAANGGKLTSANLAAATAYARQQADASRAEPGTERFNRVKDSIIRINNWDIKSSLIPDAPVTGGAALIQKSNVYHIEGQWDLTKYTKAFDLLIGADARVYELIPDGNNFVDFDRPIAERNLPDKNGSYGDNTYYKKFGGFAQVTKTFFDDKLKLFGSLRYDYNPEFDPKFTPRLAAVYTLNQHHNFRATFQQGYRFPALFEALSYVNNGRVKRVGILPIINEGLGFRENSYTQPSVAAFNTAVKAAGNSDAAALANRNLLEVAKLPDGRPEGINSFEIGYKSVLFNNKLLVDFDAYANIYDGFLGQVQVYVPKGETVGSDAAVIAMIDRNRDEQPAKAATPTTPATVASKGQDRYRVYTNAKNKYTTYGSSLGVTYNFYKTFAVSGNLNYNDIKGNTTPDLFVTGFNTPQWTANLSFGNRAITKDIGFNITWRWQDAFLWESPLVTGSVAAYQTIDAQVTYRLPKVHSTIKAGGTDLLNHRYLQYAGGPSLGGLYYVAITIDGLLK, from the coding sequence ATGAAACCAACGTTTTTACTGCTCATGACATTGTTTTTCCTGGCATCGTCAGCCAGCGCTCAGGAAGTGAGTCTTATTGAAGTATCGGGCCGGGTAACCGACCAGGAAAAACATGAACCCCTGTCGGATGTAAGTATACAGATAAAAGGTACCGTTCAAGGTACTATTACGAACAGGACGGGTGAATTTGTGCTGCGTACCAAGACAAAACTCCCCTTCACACTGGTTATTTCTTCGATCGGATTTAAGGAGCAGGAACTGGAAGTAAAAAGCCTGGGATCCAATCTCCAGATCGCCCTGGCTACGCAAACCTATCTTGGCAATGAAGTGGTGGTAACTGCTTCCCGCGTACCGGAAAGTATCCTGAAATCGCCGGTAGCCATCGATAAGCTCGACATCCGGGCAATCAGGCAAACGGCTGCCCCCAGCTTTTATGACGCCCTGGAAAATATCAAGGGGGTACAGATGACCACCTCCAGTCTTACCTTCAAAGTGCCCAATACCCGTGGATTTAATATCCCCAATAACTTCCGCTTTATGCAGTTGGTAGATGGGGTAGACATGCAGGCGGCTACACTGGGGGTACCCCTGGGTAATGCCATTGGGCCTACAGAACTGGATATCCAGAGCGTAGAAATCACGCCCGGAGCCGCATCGGCTTTGTATGGTATGAACGCCATCAATGGGATGGCCAATCTGCTTACCAAAGATCCTTTCACTAATCAGGGGTTGAGTTTCTATCATAAGACCGGCATAAACCATGTTGACAACCGGGATCATGATGCCGGTATTTTAACGGAAACCGCTATCAGGTATGCCAAGGCCATCAACAATAAGTTTGCCTTTAAGATCAATGCCAGCTATATGCAGGGTATAGATTGGATCTCCGACACCCGCCTGGACCAGAACCCCAACAATAAGAATTCTGCCAACCCTGGTTTTCCTGCCCTGGATGGCGCTAATAACGCCGCTTTCGACGGCTGGAATAAATACGGCGATGATGCATTGCAATTGAGTAACACTGTTTCTATCACGGATCTTACCATAGATGGTGTAGATAAAAGAACGTTGACCGTGGCCCGCACCGGTTACTGGGAAAAAGACCTGGTTGATCCTAAAGTAGACAACCTCAAGCTGGACCTTGCTTTGCATTACCGGCTTAATACTAATACCCTGCTGTCCTATACTTATCGCGTAGGTAAAATGGATGGTGTATTCCAGCGGGGTAATAAGGTAAAGCTGGACAATGTAGTGGTGCAAAACCATCACCTGGAACTCAAGGGAAGCAATTATAACATCAAGGCGTATATTATCCGGGAAAGGACTGGAGATTCGTACAATGTAAAGCCATTGGCCGATAATATGGACCTGTACACCGGTGGCAGCGGTGCTGCCTGGGGCGCCAAGTATAAGACTGCCCTGAATGCATATGCTGCAGCAAATGGCGGCAAGTTAACATCTGCCAACCTGGCGGCAGCCACTGCCTATGCCCGACAGCAGGCAGATGCCAGCCGGGCCGAACCTGGTACAGAAAGGTTCAACAGGGTAAAAGATTCCATCATCAGGATCAATAACTGGGATATCAAATCATCCCTGATCCCTGATGCACCGGTAACAGGCGGCGCAGCGCTGATCCAGAAAAGCAATGTTTACCATATAGAAGGTCAATGGGACCTGACCAAGTATACAAAAGCCTTCGACCTGTTGATCGGTGCAGATGCAAGGGTATATGAACTGATTCCCGATGGCAACAACTTCGTTGACTTTGACCGGCCTATTGCTGAGCGTAACCTGCCCGATAAGAATGGCAGTTATGGAGATAATACTTATTATAAAAAGTTTGGCGGGTTTGCCCAGGTGACCAAGACCTTTTTTGATGATAAGCTGAAATTATTCGGATCACTGCGGTATGATTATAATCCTGAGTTTGATCCCAAGTTTACACCGCGCCTGGCTGCTGTGTACACCTTGAATCAACACCACAATTTCCGGGCTACTTTTCAGCAGGGCTACCGGTTTCCCGCTTTGTTCGAAGCACTGTCTTATGTGAACAATGGCCGTGTAAAACGTGTAGGTATTTTGCCCATCATCAACGAAGGGTTAGGGTTCAGAGAGAATAGCTATACGCAGCCGTCAGTTGCAGCCTTCAACACGGCGGTAAAAGCAGCTGGTAACTCAGATGCGGCCGCTTTGGCCAATAGGAACTTACTGGAAGTGGCTAAATTGCCTGATGGCCGTCCTGAAGGGATCAACTCCTTTGAAATAGGGTATAAGAGTGTATTGTTCAACAATAAGCTGTTGGTTGATTTTGATGCGTACGCAAATATCTATGATGGTTTTCTGGGTCAGGTGCAGGTATATGTTCCCAAAGGAGAAACCGTGGGGTCAGATGCGGCTGTGATAGCCATGATCGACCGGAACAGGGATGAGCAGCCGGCGAAAGCCGCCACCCCTACCACTCCGGCCACCGTAGCCAGTAAAGGGCAGGACCGTTACCGGGTGTATACGAATGCTAAAAATAAGTATACTACCTATGGATCTTCCCTGGGCGTAACGTATAATTTTTACAAAACCTTTGCTGTGTCGGGCAACCTCAACTATAATGATATCAAAGGCAACACGACACCAGATCTTTTTGTAACAGGATTTAATACGCCCCAGTGGACAGCTAATTTGTCTTTTGGTAACAGGGCCATCACGAAGGATATTGGATTTAATATCACCTGGAGATGGCAGGATGCTTTCTTATGGGAAAGCCCGCTGGTTACTGGTAGCGTAGCTGCTTATCAAACAATTGACGCACAGGTTACCTACCGTTTGCCGAAGGTGCACAGCACCATTAAGGCCGGTGGTACTGATCTGCTCAACCATCGTTACCTGCAATATGCCGGTGGTCCCTCCCTTGGCGGATTGTATTATGTAGCCATTACGATCGATGGATTGTTGAAATAA
- a CDS encoding sulfate adenylyltransferase subunit 1, which translates to MDLLRFITAGSVDDGKSTLIGRLLYDSKSIMIDQLEAIERQSKNKEDGEIDLALLTDGLRAEREQGITIDVAYKYFSTPKRKFIIADAPGHIQYTRNMVTGASNADLAIILIDARNGVVEQTRRHSIIASLLNLPHVVVAINKMDLVNYSQDIYNNIVIDYAKVAQSLGLKQVTYIPLSALQGDNIVEKSEKLRWYEGPSLLHFLEQVEVQDTIDLTNARFPVQYVIRPQTDDLHDYRGYAGKIISGVYRVGDAITVQPAGIQSKIKAIELGGKEVKEAFAPQSVVLHLEDNIDISRGDVIVNTAQPVKTAQELEVLLCWMDNKPLVPGNKYLLQINSRVVRSVVRNIEYKLDVNTLEKNEAPQQAVLNDVIKATIKTASPIPYDAYQALRANGGAILIDETSHVTVGACMIQ; encoded by the coding sequence ATGGACTTACTACGATTCATAACTGCCGGAAGTGTTGATGATGGCAAAAGCACCCTGATTGGCCGGTTGTTGTATGACAGTAAGAGTATAATGATCGATCAGCTGGAAGCTATTGAACGGCAGAGCAAGAATAAGGAAGACGGAGAGATCGACCTGGCTTTGCTTACCGATGGTTTGCGTGCAGAGCGTGAGCAGGGCATCACCATTGATGTAGCCTACAAATATTTCTCTACTCCCAAACGCAAGTTCATTATTGCCGATGCACCGGGGCATATTCAATATACCCGCAACATGGTGACCGGTGCCTCCAATGCCGATCTGGCCATTATCCTGATCGATGCACGCAATGGAGTAGTGGAGCAAACCCGCCGTCATTCTATTATTGCTTCCCTCTTGAACCTGCCGCATGTAGTAGTGGCCATTAACAAAATGGACCTGGTAAACTACTCGCAGGATATCTATAATAATATTGTGATTGACTATGCCAAAGTGGCCCAATCATTAGGATTGAAACAGGTTACCTATATCCCTCTCAGTGCCTTGCAGGGAGATAACATTGTGGAGAAGTCAGAAAAGCTGCGCTGGTATGAAGGGCCTTCCCTGCTGCATTTCCTGGAGCAGGTAGAAGTGCAGGATACGATCGACCTTACCAATGCAAGATTTCCTGTTCAATATGTGATCCGTCCTCAAACGGATGACCTGCACGATTACCGTGGCTATGCCGGTAAGATCATCAGCGGCGTTTACCGAGTAGGCGATGCCATCACAGTACAACCCGCCGGTATCCAAAGCAAGATCAAAGCTATTGAACTGGGTGGTAAGGAAGTGAAAGAAGCATTTGCACCACAGAGCGTAGTGCTGCACCTGGAAGATAATATCGATATCAGCCGGGGTGATGTGATCGTCAATACGGCACAACCGGTAAAGACGGCCCAGGAACTGGAAGTACTGCTGTGCTGGATGGACAATAAGCCATTGGTGCCCGGCAATAAGTACCTGTTGCAGATCAATAGCCGGGTGGTGCGCTCTGTAGTACGGAATATCGAATACAAGCTGGATGTAAATACCCTGGAGAAAAATGAAGCACCCCAACAAGCTGTGCTGAATGATGTGATAAAAGCGACGATTAAAACAGCCTCTCCGATTCCCTACGATGCATACCAGGCATTAAGGGCCAATGGTGGCGCTATTTTGATCGATGAAACCAGTCATGTAACAGTAGGGGCTTGCATGATACAGTAA
- a CDS encoding TSUP family transporter has product MSTEQQKNGVPDATVIGQDANYLFPVFLRLEVLEVLLVGAGNVGLEKLTAILGNAPAARVSVVATNVTAQVKELAGAHEFVRIEERPFSEADLEGKDLVIIAVNDRAVSQLIRDAAREKKILVNAADKPEQCDFYLSSVVQKGNLKIAISTNGKSPTAAKRIKEVLNNALPAELNEVINNLHVVRNRLNGNFEYKVKKLNELTKILVERDTAEKERRWRKIATYSLVIFALMLVGHFIFSYLPLQQMADDTLKWYQTLDKNFHWMVMAGFLAQMVDGALGMGYGVTSTTILLSMGVNLAAISGSIHTAEMFASGASGYSHYKFGNVNKKLFKILVIPGVIGAIIGAICLKEFGESHSKYLRPILASYTMFLGLRILYNAFRKQQQKPKKFKRYGMLAGAGGFLDSFGGGGWGPIVTTTLITKGRSPRFVIGSVSLTEFFVTLASALTFFTLMGVSHWQVIAALILGGLIAAPLAAKLAGKLPRKTALILLGCLVIFWSVKIIIKIFQ; this is encoded by the coding sequence ATGTCTACAGAGCAACAAAAAAATGGGGTACCGGATGCAACGGTGATTGGACAGGATGCCAATTACTTATTTCCGGTATTTCTACGACTGGAAGTCCTGGAGGTGCTGTTGGTGGGCGCCGGGAATGTGGGGCTGGAAAAGCTAACCGCTATACTGGGTAATGCTCCCGCTGCCCGTGTTTCAGTGGTCGCCACTAACGTAACAGCGCAAGTGAAAGAGCTGGCTGGAGCACATGAATTTGTGAGGATAGAAGAGCGCCCTTTTTCGGAAGCTGATCTGGAAGGTAAAGACCTGGTGATAATAGCTGTCAACGACAGAGCTGTGAGCCAACTTATCCGTGATGCTGCGCGGGAGAAAAAGATACTGGTCAATGCGGCTGATAAGCCCGAGCAGTGTGATTTTTACCTGAGCTCTGTAGTGCAGAAAGGGAATCTCAAAATTGCGATCTCTACCAATGGCAAATCGCCCACAGCGGCCAAGCGTATCAAAGAGGTATTGAACAATGCATTGCCGGCTGAACTCAATGAGGTGATCAATAACCTGCATGTAGTGCGCAACCGGCTGAATGGCAATTTCGAATACAAAGTAAAGAAGCTGAATGAGCTTACTAAGATACTGGTAGAAAGAGACACGGCAGAGAAAGAAAGACGCTGGCGTAAAATAGCTACCTATTCGCTGGTGATCTTTGCTTTGATGCTGGTAGGGCATTTTATCTTCTCCTACCTTCCGCTGCAACAAATGGCCGATGATACCCTCAAGTGGTACCAAACACTGGATAAGAACTTCCATTGGATGGTAATGGCTGGTTTTCTGGCCCAGATGGTAGATGGCGCTTTGGGCATGGGATATGGTGTTACCAGTACTACCATCCTGTTGTCGATGGGGGTGAACCTCGCTGCTATCAGTGGCAGTATCCACACGGCTGAGATGTTTGCCAGCGGTGCTTCGGGGTATAGCCACTATAAGTTTGGCAATGTCAATAAAAAGCTGTTCAAGATATTGGTGATCCCGGGTGTGATAGGCGCTATTATTGGTGCTATCTGTTTGAAGGAGTTTGGAGAATCGCATTCAAAGTACCTGCGTCCTATCCTGGCTTCTTATACCATGTTCCTGGGGCTCAGGATCCTGTACAATGCTTTCAGGAAACAGCAACAAAAGCCTAAGAAGTTCAAGCGCTATGGTATGCTGGCCGGAGCCGGCGGTTTTCTGGATTCATTCGGCGGCGGTGGCTGGGGCCCCATCGTAACTACTACCTTGATCACCAAGGGAAGAAGTCCCCGTTTTGTGATCGGCTCCGTAAGCCTTACTGAATTTTTTGTAACCCTGGCGAGTGCGCTTACGTTCTTTACCCTGATGGGAGTATCACACTGGCAGGTAATTGCGGCGCTTATCCTGGGAGGCCTGATCGCTGCTCCGTTGGCCGCCAAACTGGCTGGTAAACTGCCCCGGAAAACGGCATTAATCCTGCTGGGCTGCCTGGTCATATTCTGGAGCGTCAAGATCATTATTAAGATCTTTCAATAA
- a CDS encoding homoserine O-acetyltransferase family protein encodes MKYFHYNQPFPLENGQSLPELTIAYHTYGTLRADSKVVWVCHALTANSEVADWWQGVVGQDCVINPDQYFIVCANILGSCYGTTGPLSMNKTTNTPYYHQFPLITIRDMVQAHILLRRHLGINNIYLLMGGSMGGYQAIEWSVQEKELIERLFLLATSPTESAWGIAIHATQRLAIEADSTWQDASPQAGQKGLKAARAIGMLTYRNYGIMVQKQTDPDTEKLDHYRAASYINYQGDKLVKRFNAYSYWSLTKALDTHHLGRGRGGDAEKILQGIRQKTLLIGISSDILCPLEEQRHMQAHLPNATLVEIDSAYGHDGFMVEAGKISQCLQTWLNEA; translated from the coding sequence ATGAAGTATTTCCATTACAATCAGCCCTTTCCCCTGGAAAACGGCCAGTCGTTACCTGAACTCACAATTGCCTACCATACTTATGGCACACTGCGGGCAGACAGCAAAGTAGTGTGGGTATGCCATGCCCTGACAGCCAACTCAGAGGTGGCAGACTGGTGGCAAGGCGTGGTAGGGCAGGATTGCGTGATCAATCCCGACCAGTATTTTATCGTTTGCGCCAATATATTGGGCTCCTGCTACGGTACCACCGGACCGCTGAGCATGAATAAGACCACCAACACTCCTTATTATCACCAGTTTCCGCTAATCACCATACGCGATATGGTCCAGGCACACATTCTATTGCGCCGGCACCTGGGGATCAATAATATTTATCTGTTAATGGGCGGCAGCATGGGTGGCTACCAGGCCATCGAATGGAGTGTACAGGAGAAAGAGCTCATTGAGCGTTTGTTCCTGCTGGCTACCTCCCCTACAGAAAGCGCCTGGGGTATCGCCATACATGCCACCCAACGGCTGGCTATCGAAGCCGACAGCACCTGGCAGGATGCCTCTCCGCAGGCAGGCCAAAAAGGGCTCAAAGCCGCCCGCGCTATCGGTATGCTCACTTACCGCAACTATGGCATCATGGTGCAAAAACAAACCGACCCGGATACAGAAAAACTGGATCATTACAGGGCGGCCTCCTATATAAACTACCAGGGTGATAAACTGGTAAAGCGTTTCAATGCCTATAGCTACTGGTCACTTACCAAGGCTTTGGACACTCACCATTTAGGCAGGGGCCGTGGAGGTGATGCAGAAAAGATACTGCAGGGCATCCGTCAAAAGACCCTGCTTATTGGCATCAGCAGCGACATTTTATGCCCGCTGGAAGAGCAGCGGCATATGCAGGCGCATTTGCCCAATGCCACCCTGGTAGAGATAGATTCTGCTTATGGCCACGACGGCTTTATGGTAGAGGCCGGGAAAATATCACAATGCCTGCAGACCTGGTTAAATGAAGCATAA